In Silene latifolia isolate original U9 population chromosome 3, ASM4854445v1, whole genome shotgun sequence, a single window of DNA contains:
- the LOC141648062 gene encoding putative LRR receptor-like serine/threonine-protein kinase At1g07650, producing the protein MVFLNIHVDNSIEIRLYYAGKGSTAILSSEIGAYGPLISAISVESEFKPPLSRQTIIWISVGTVALLLLFIMSVLGVFWWRSRREVTASREEVVVVDW; encoded by the exons ATGGTTTTTCTGAACATACATGTAGATAATAGTATTGAGATACGGTTGTACTATGCCGGAAAAGGGAGTACAGCAATTCTTTCAAGTGAAATCGGTGCCTACGGGCCACTTATATCAGCTATATCTGTGGAGTCAG AATTTAAGCCTCCATTGAGTAGGCAGACAATCATATGGATTTCGGTTGGAACTGTAgctttgttgttattgttcataATGAGCGTTCTGGGTGTTTTCTGGTGGAGGAGTCGCAGAGAGGTTACCGCTTCAAGGGAAGAAG tggtggtggtggactGGTGA